The region CTTCGCGGATATGTACCTTGGTGATCGTGCTGGTCGTCTGCGGATGCAGGTCGACGCTGCTGATCGGCATCACGCTGCCATTCGCCTGCAACAGCATCGGCACGTCCTGGCGCACGGGCAACACCACGCTGACCGTGGTCGGCGCCTGCGCCCCGCCCTTGCCTGCCTTGCCCTCCTGGCCGCCGGCCGTACCAGCGGACTGATGATTGAAATACCAGATGCCGCCACCGATACACAGGGCCGCACCCACGAGGATTGCCAGGCTAGTCTTTTTCATTGTTCTGTCACGCTGTCGCAGCGCAGGGCTGCAGGTTGAATGTAGTTACCAAGGAGGCATAACGCGCAATATTGTCGCATGGAAACGCTCACTTTCCTGCGTAATACTCTGGCACGATGAGGGTGACTTCCAGTCCACCGTCGACGTGATTGGCCAGCAAGACCGTGGCGCCATGCTGCTCGGCGATATTGCGGGCGATGGTCAGGCCGAGGCCCGTGCCGCCCGATTCGCGCGAGCGCGACGTCTCGATGCGGTAGAACGGCTCGAACACCTTCGCCAGTTGATCTGGCGCAATACCGGGTCCGCCATCGCGGATGCGGATGCGCGCCGCGCCCGCGATGCGCTCGACCGTCACCTGCGCATGCTGGCCATATTTGACGGCATTGTCGATCAGGTTGACCAGGCAGCGCCGCATGGCGATCGGGCGCGCCATCAGGGCCATGCCCGCATGGCCGCCGAGCGTCACTTTCTGGCCCGCATCGGCAGCGTCGGAACACACGCTGTCGAGCAGGGAATCGAGATCGAGCGCCTGCATGGCTTCCGTGCTATCCATCGAGCGGGCCAGGTCCAGCCCCTCCTTGACCATGCTCTGCATGGCGGACAGGTCGCCCACGAGGCGGTCATACAATTCCGTATCGGCCACTTTTTCCAACCGCAAGCGCAAGCGCGTCAGCGGCGTCTGCAAATCGTGGGTGATGGCGGCCAGCATTTGTGTACGCTGGGAAATATGCTGGCGGATGCGCGCCTGCATGGCATTGAAGGCGGCGCTGGCCTGGCGGATCTCGCTGGCGCCCGACAGGGTCAGCGGCGGATGGTTGATGTCGTTGCCCAGGTCTTTCGCCGCCTGCGCCAGCTGTTTCAGCGGACGCATGGTCATGCGCGTGACCAGGTAGGCGAGGATGGCAATGCTGATCAGGAAAGGCAGCAAGGTGACCCAGTCGCTATGCTCGCCAAACGGCGGTTGCTGGCGCGGCGGCAAGACCATCAGGCGCAGCACATGGCCATCCTGCATGCGCACATCGAGGTTTTCGCACGTGCCGCCCCACGGCTTGGGACCAAACAGGCCCGGCGACTGGCGCGGCTGGATGCAGGCGGCCGGGCGCTCGGCCACCGCCGTGACCCTGAAGCCTTCGCCCAGCTTCGCTTGCAGGGCGGTGGAAAACTCCGTCGGCTTGCCTGGCGCATGCTCGACATCGGGACGCAGCTCTAGGCGCACGCTGCCCTTGTTGGCCACTTTCAGGTACGCGGCGCGCGACGCCAGCGGCACCACGTCGGCCGCCATCACCAGTTGCTCGGCCCGTTCGACGGCATGGTAATCGCGGTATTGCTCGAGAGCTCGCTGGCGTTCGCCCACGGCCAGCCATTGCGTCAGGGCAGCCGAAGCCACCACGCCAAACAGCAACACCATGAAGACGCGGCCCGTCATCGAACCAAGGAAGGCCCTCACGCGTGCGGCTCCACATTGACCTGGCCGGCCAGCACATAGCCGCCGTTGCGCACGGTCTTGATGATCTGCGGCAAGCGGGCGTCTTCGCCAAGCTTTTGCCGCAAGCGGCTGATCTGGATATCGATCGAGCGGTCGAACGGGTCGGCGTCGCGGCCCTGGGTCAGGTTCAGCAGCTGGTCGCGGTTCAGCACGCGGTTCGGATGCTCGAGGAACACGCGCAGCAAGCGGAATTCCGCGCCCGACAGCATGATCACCAGGCCGCTGGGATTGAGCAGGTGGCGCGCCGTCAAGTCCAGGGTCCAGCCCGAGAAACGGATTTGCTGCGCCTTGTCCGACGGCACGTTCGATGGCATCGCATGGCTACGGCGCAGCACGCTGCGTATGCGCGCCAGCAATTCGCGCGGCTCGAACGGCTTTGGCAGGTAATCATCGGCGCCCATCTCCAGGCCCAGGATGCGGTCCAGCGGTTCGTTGCGCGCCGTCAACATGATCACCGGCACCGTCGATTGCGCGCGCAATTTGCGGCACAGGGTCAGGCCGTCGTCGCCGGGCAGGTTCAAGTCGAGCACGATCAAATCGGGCCGTGTTTCATCGAGGATCTTCCACATGGCCGTGCCATCGGCCGCGCCCAGGGTGCGGTAGGCGTTCGTTTCCAGGTAATCCGCCAGCAAGCTGCGGATATCGCGGTCATCGTCGACGATGAGAATTGTAGAAGTGGGTTCCATGGTACGAATT is a window of Janthinobacterium sp. 1_2014MBL_MicDiv DNA encoding:
- a CDS encoding ATP-binding protein, producing MRAFLGSMTGRVFMVLLFGVVASAALTQWLAVGERQRALEQYRDYHAVERAEQLVMAADVVPLASRAAYLKVANKGSVRLELRPDVEHAPGKPTEFSTALQAKLGEGFRVTAVAERPAACIQPRQSPGLFGPKPWGGTCENLDVRMQDGHVLRLMVLPPRQQPPFGEHSDWVTLLPFLISIAILAYLVTRMTMRPLKQLAQAAKDLGNDINHPPLTLSGASEIRQASAAFNAMQARIRQHISQRTQMLAAITHDLQTPLTRLRLRLEKVADTELYDRLVGDLSAMQSMVKEGLDLARSMDSTEAMQALDLDSLLDSVCSDAADAGQKVTLGGHAGMALMARPIAMRRCLVNLIDNAVKYGQHAQVTVERIAGAARIRIRDGGPGIAPDQLAKVFEPFYRIETSRSRESGGTGLGLTIARNIAEQHGATVLLANHVDGGLEVTLIVPEYYAGK
- a CDS encoding response regulator, producing MEPTSTILIVDDDRDIRSLLADYLETNAYRTLGAADGTAMWKILDETRPDLIVLDLNLPGDDGLTLCRKLRAQSTVPVIMLTARNEPLDRILGLEMGADDYLPKPFEPRELLARIRSVLRRSHAMPSNVPSDKAQQIRFSGWTLDLTARHLLNPSGLVIMLSGAEFRLLRVFLEHPNRVLNRDQLLNLTQGRDADPFDRSIDIQISRLRQKLGEDARLPQIIKTVRNGGYVLAGQVNVEPHA